In Anaerolineales bacterium, the following proteins share a genomic window:
- a CDS encoding trimethylamine methyltransferase family protein yields MQPKLTLLTDDIIKRILDEAHQLLLKPGVKVNNDEARELLATAGAQVDSETNVVHIPEQIVRKALESAPREFYLYDADGNPTVKYGGDAVQFDPGSSGIAMLNPETLEHDTTETQHLLKLIKVAEQLPQYEAQSTAVICHDVPQQIQDSYRLYLALLYSKKPIVTGAFTNKTVTEMIDMLAIVAGSRQASREKPRAIFDVCPAPPLIWSNFASGNLIALARAGIPAEIVSVPLAGAAAPVTLLGAVTQHTAECLAGITIHQLAKAGSPVVWGGAACIFDMKKGATPMGAVETAMLDCSYAQVAKSLNMPTHTYLGATDSKLVDAQAGLESGITAMIGALSGINMISGSGMLDFLSCHSAEKLVIDAEGIAMAKRMIEGVQLHTEHLATDFYDADINFKGGDFLKQKITMKLFRKEQHLPSNVIDRNSMRDWKNAGSLDTFKRARLIVDELLASYSRPQLGEAKETALHAFMLDLAQKAGMDALPVLEDISSIGV; encoded by the coding sequence ATGCAACCCAAACTCACCCTCCTCACCGACGACATAATCAAGCGCATTCTCGATGAAGCGCATCAACTCTTGCTGAAGCCTGGCGTCAAAGTCAACAACGATGAAGCGCGGGAGCTCCTCGCCACGGCAGGCGCACAAGTGGACTCGGAAACCAACGTCGTCCACATCCCCGAGCAAATTGTCCGCAAGGCGCTCGAATCCGCGCCGCGTGAATTTTATCTGTACGATGCGGACGGCAACCCAACCGTCAAATACGGAGGCGACGCGGTTCAGTTCGACCCTGGTTCATCGGGCATCGCCATGCTCAACCCCGAGACCCTCGAACACGATACGACCGAAACGCAACATCTCCTCAAATTAATCAAAGTGGCGGAGCAACTTCCGCAATACGAGGCGCAGTCCACGGCGGTGATCTGCCACGATGTGCCGCAACAAATTCAGGATTCGTATCGCCTGTATCTGGCTTTGCTTTATTCGAAGAAGCCCATCGTCACAGGCGCGTTCACCAACAAGACCGTCACTGAGATGATCGACATGCTCGCCATCGTCGCGGGAAGCCGACAAGCCTCGCGCGAAAAGCCGCGCGCCATTTTCGACGTGTGTCCCGCTCCCCCTCTGATTTGGAGCAACTTCGCCTCAGGGAATCTCATCGCTCTCGCTCGTGCGGGCATCCCTGCAGAGATTGTATCCGTCCCGCTTGCGGGCGCGGCGGCGCCCGTCACGTTGTTGGGCGCGGTCACGCAACACACAGCGGAGTGTCTTGCAGGCATCACAATTCATCAACTCGCCAAAGCGGGTTCGCCCGTCGTTTGGGGAGGCGCGGCGTGCATCTTCGACATGAAAAAAGGCGCGACGCCCATGGGCGCGGTCGAAACGGCGATGCTCGATTGTTCGTACGCGCAAGTCGCCAAGTCGCTGAACATGCCCACGCACACCTACCTCGGCGCGACCGATTCGAAACTCGTCGACGCGCAAGCGGGACTCGAAAGCGGCATCACCGCGATGATCGGCGCGCTCAGCGGCATCAACATGATCTCTGGCTCGGGCATGTTGGATTTTCTTTCGTGCCACAGCGCCGAAAAACTCGTCATCGACGCGGAGGGCATCGCCATGGCAAAGCGCATGATCGAAGGCGTGCAACTCCACACCGAACATCTCGCAACCGATTTTTACGACGCTGACATCAATTTCAAGGGCGGCGATTTTCTCAAGCAGAAGATCACGATGAAACTCTTCCGCAAAGAACAACATTTGCCGAGCAATGTGATAGACCGCAACTCGATGCGGGATTGGAAAAACGCTGGCTCGCTGGATACGTTCAAACGCGCCCGCCTCATCGTGGATGAACTACTCGCTTCTTATTCCCGACCTCAACTTGGTGAGGCTAAAGAGACAGCGCTCCACGCCTTCATGCTCGACCTCGCCCAAAAAGCTGGCATGGACGCGTTGCCTGTGCTGGAAGATATTAGCTCAATCGGGGTCTGA
- a CDS encoding corrinoid protein produces MSEELYKQMAQSIIEGEKEIAIELAQKSIELNMHPLDTITKGFVVGVNYIGDQFGAGEAFLPELVMAGEAMKAAVAVLEPELLKLGEAREVMGRVVLATVEGDIHEIGKTLVGTMLSASGFEVTDLGVDQPADKIIGKALEIDAQIIGMSALLTTTMVRQREVIEELDKEGLRPRIKVMVGGAPITKDWAEKIKADGTAEDAVGAVQLAKKLVGKE; encoded by the coding sequence ATGTCGGAAGAACTGTACAAACAAATGGCGCAGAGCATCATCGAAGGCGAAAAGGAAATCGCTATCGAACTGGCGCAGAAATCCATCGAGTTGAACATGCACCCGCTCGACACGATCACAAAAGGATTCGTTGTCGGCGTAAATTACATCGGCGACCAATTCGGCGCTGGCGAAGCGTTCTTACCAGAACTGGTGATGGCTGGCGAAGCGATGAAAGCCGCGGTCGCGGTGCTCGAACCCGAACTTCTCAAACTCGGCGAAGCCCGCGAAGTGATGGGACGAGTCGTCCTCGCCACCGTGGAAGGCGACATCCACGAGATTGGCAAGACGCTCGTCGGCACGATGCTTTCCGCTTCGGGGTTTGAAGTCACCGACTTGGGCGTTGACCAACCCGCCGACAAGATCATCGGCAAAGCATTGGAGATCGACGCGCAGATCATCGGCATGAGCGCGTTACTCACAACCACGATGGTTCGTCAACGTGAAGTGATAGAAGAACTGGATAAAGAAGGTCTGCGCCCGCGCATCAAAGTGATGGTCGGCGGCGCGCCGATCACCAAGGACTGGGCAGAGAAAATCAAAGCCGACGGCACAGCCGAAGACGCGGTCGGCGCGGTGCAATTGGCGAAAAAATTGGTTGGCAAGGAGTAG
- a CDS encoding GntR family transcriptional regulator — protein sequence MASRSPVIEENEFIQKRPLKEDIFNVLHDKIVSGKYKPGEWLRQDEIATQLGVSMTPVREGLDLLVASGLAERVAYRGVRVREIVTKDVVEAYGLRLALEAIIAQEAATRITADQIARLERTISESKKHNSLKEMSIARKLSREFHTVIAEASNNDLLIRLYGIVANAFPDWILYEAMFRKPEILAESMSDMHREHTEIVKALKSGDGALAAKLSVEHVIVSSGRWLEKYSDIPADLLHEKEELVEFLLKK from the coding sequence ATGGCTAGCCGTTCCCCTGTTATCGAAGAAAACGAGTTCATCCAGAAGCGCCCGCTTAAAGAGGATATCTTCAACGTGCTGCACGACAAGATCGTCTCGGGCAAGTACAAGCCTGGCGAGTGGCTGAGGCAGGATGAGATCGCCACCCAACTCGGCGTGAGCATGACCCCCGTGCGCGAGGGACTCGACTTGCTCGTGGCGTCGGGGCTGGCGGAACGCGTCGCGTATCGCGGCGTGCGCGTGCGCGAGATCGTCACGAAGGATGTGGTCGAGGCGTATGGCTTGAGGCTGGCGCTCGAAGCGATCATCGCTCAGGAGGCGGCAACGCGGATTACGGCGGACCAGATCGCCCGTCTGGAACGAACGATTTCCGAATCCAAAAAACATAATTCGTTGAAGGAAATGTCCATAGCGCGGAAGTTGAGTCGAGAATTCCACACTGTAATCGCCGAAGCGTCGAACAATGATTTACTCATCAGGCTGTATGGAATTGTCGCCAACGCATTCCCCGATTGGATTTTGTACGAAGCGATGTTCCGCAAGCCTGAGATTCTCGCCGAGAGCATGTCGGACATGCACAGGGAACACACGGAGATTGTGAAGGCGTTGAAGTCTGGAGATGGCGCGTTGGCGGCGAAACTTTCTGTGGAGCATGTGATCGTTTCATCGGGCAGGTGGTTGGAAAAATATTCGGACATCCCTGCCGATCTGTTGCACGAGAAAGAAGAACTCGTGGAATTTTTGTTGAAGAAATAA
- a CDS encoding type II toxin-antitoxin system RelE/ParE family toxin, with protein sequence MYKIELRRQAIKDFKDIPSDYASLISKHIDLLEQNPRPTDSKKLKGDAGHSLRVGVYRVLYDIDDKVQLVTIYRIKHRREAYR encoded by the coding sequence ATGTACAAAATCGAACTTCGTCGCCAGGCAATCAAGGATTTCAAAGACATCCCATCCGATTACGCCAGCCTGATTTCCAAACACATTGACCTGCTCGAACAAAACCCGCGTCCGACCGATTCAAAGAAACTGAAAGGCGACGCGGGTCATTCATTGCGCGTTGGGGTATATCGGGTGTTATACGATATTGATGACAAAGTTCAACTGGTAACGATTTACCGAATCAAACATCGCCGCGAAGCGTATCGGTAA
- a CDS encoding MFS transporter produces the protein MSLLLNSLFSTVALSHLMVDVFNSARPILLTYLGLSETNIAIISTIYIWAGALAQPFFGWISDRVGPRWMAAGGVLWMTIFFTGAVFVTGTGGLVCLIIAALGSSAFHPVATVQATLQGRALLQGRDTTSTSLFFMAGQIGHFLGPILTGLILAQLGLHWLLILSIVSVPIGFSLAYQLRHNHPHPKPKHDDGKIRLQTSIGFIILLGSVATLQSWAQSNMIAFVPKYIKDLGQSAVIYGSIAALFMGGSALGNVIGGHLGDKYSKRKVAATALFLAAFPMFVISQIGWSPWLYVLIPLSGACTGAVHSIMVVLAQRAISGGMALATGLILGFIFSAGALGLLITGPLAEKFGFPTVLVMTTGLVLLASPLAWGLRESGGSASHHP, from the coding sequence ATGTCTTTGCTCCTCAACTCCCTCTTCTCAACCGTCGCGCTGAGCCATCTCATGGTGGACGTGTTCAACAGCGCGCGCCCCATCCTACTCACGTATCTCGGCTTGAGCGAAACGAACATCGCCATCATCTCGACGATCTACATCTGGGCAGGCGCCCTCGCGCAACCGTTCTTCGGCTGGATATCCGACCGCGTCGGTCCGCGCTGGATGGCGGCTGGCGGCGTGCTGTGGATGACGATCTTCTTCACTGGCGCGGTCTTTGTGACGGGGACGGGCGGACTCGTCTGCCTCATCATCGCCGCCCTCGGTTCTTCCGCCTTTCATCCTGTCGCGACCGTGCAAGCGACTCTGCAAGGACGCGCCCTCCTCCAGGGACGCGACACCACGTCCACTTCGTTGTTCTTCATGGCAGGTCAGATCGGTCACTTCCTTGGTCCGATCCTCACGGGTTTGATTCTGGCGCAACTCGGTTTGCACTGGCTTTTGATTCTTTCCATTGTCTCGGTCCCAATCGGCTTCTCGCTTGCTTATCAACTGCGACACAATCATCCGCACCCCAAACCCAAACACGACGACGGAAAAATCCGTTTACAAACCAGCATCGGATTCATCATATTGCTCGGCTCGGTGGCAACGCTCCAATCGTGGGCGCAATCGAACATGATCGCTTTTGTGCCGAAATACATCAAGGATTTGGGTCAAAGCGCGGTCATCTACGGTAGTATCGCGGCTTTGTTCATGGGTGGCTCGGCGCTGGGAAACGTTATCGGCGGGCATCTCGGAGACAAATACTCGAAACGAAAAGTCGCGGCGACAGCATTGTTCCTCGCGGCGTTTCCCATGTTCGTCATCAGCCAGATCGGATGGTCGCCGTGGCTATATGTGTTGATTCCGCTTTCAGGCGCGTGCACGGGCGCGGTGCATAGCATCATGGTCGTGCTGGCGCAACGCGCCATCTCTGGCGGCATGGCTCTCGCAACGGGACTCATCCTCGGCTTCATCTTCTCCGCAGGCGCGCTGGGACTGTTGATCACAGGTCCACTAGCGGAAAAGTTCGGCTTCCCCACCGTGCTGGTGATGACGACAGGCTTGGTGCTGCTCGCAAGTCCGCTGGCGTGGGGGTTGAGAGAAAGCGGCGGAAGTGCGTCGCACCACCCGTAG
- the nadD gene encoding nicotinate-nucleotide adenylyltransferase has product MPTRIGLFGGTFDPPHLGHLILASEAQLQLELDRMLWILTPEPPHKLDQRITTTEHRLAMVQLAIADNPAFELSRVELDRPGPHYTVDTIKLIAEQNPNAELVPIIGGDSLNDLPKWHKPKELLYACHWVGVMRRPHEESSLDELERELPGITSKVHYVDAPLLEIASREIRSRIAEGKSVRYYLPTSVYDYIKQYHLYHPS; this is encoded by the coding sequence ATGCCCACACGCATCGGTCTCTTCGGCGGGACGTTTGACCCGCCTCATCTCGGACATTTGATCCTCGCCTCCGAAGCGCAACTGCAATTGGAATTGGATCGCATGTTGTGGATTCTCACACCCGAACCGCCGCACAAACTAGACCAGCGCATCACAACCACGGAACATCGCCTCGCGATGGTGCAACTTGCAATCGCCGATAACCCCGCGTTCGAGTTGTCGCGTGTCGAGTTGGATCGTCCAGGTCCGCATTACACGGTGGACACGATCAAATTGATCGCGGAGCAGAATCCCAATGCGGAACTTGTCCCGATCATCGGAGGCGACTCGTTGAACGATTTACCCAAGTGGCACAAGCCAAAAGAGTTGTTGTACGCGTGTCACTGGGTGGGCGTCATGCGTCGTCCGCACGAAGAATCGAGTCTGGATGAACTCGAACGTGAGTTGCCAGGCATCACATCGAAAGTCCATTACGTGGACGCGCCGCTCCTCGAGATCGCCTCGCGCGAAATCCGCAGTCGCATCGCAGAGGGAAAATCCGTTCGCTATTATCTGCCAACTTCCGTCTACGATTACATTAAGCAATATCATCTATATCACCCATCATAA
- the ligA gene encoding NAD-dependent DNA ligase LigA, which yields MATKSRYEELKEKIHFHNHRYHVLDSPLISDAEFDKLLNELKRIEAERPDWITADSPTGRAGAKPADRFDKIRHPAPILSLANAFGADDARAWLERVTRLDDRVEKAKFVVEPKIDGLSVVLHYRDGVFVQGATRGDGEVGEDITQNLRTIRSIPLKIPVDAKGPKPPKVLVIRGEAYIPAKEFEELNRKLQEAGERTYQTPRNTAAGSLRQLDPEQTASRPLTILVYQIVHSEGGKVPTSQWEILEYLKALGFPVTDVAKRFDNFEKAIAYTESWEKKRDSLSYETDGMVIKIDDLTLAAELGFVGKDPRGAIAFKFPAREVTTKLLDIRVSVGRTGVLIPNAVLEPVEIGGVIVERATLHNFDYIAEKDIRVGDRVLVKRAGEVIPYIIGPVVDARTGKEKKYKPITTCPSCGQSVEHIEGEVAWYCVNAACPAQLVRNVEHFVSRGAMDINGLGTKIVEKLIETGKVKDVADIYTLKRADILDAVTKKDRKTDKEPPGKIAENLLSAIETSRSQPLSRLITALGIHGVGEVMAGDLASTFPDLDALSKAKADDLLQIEGIGPNTAEGIVDWFSRPFNQKVLKKLKSVGMWPKGGKSKVESRKSSAFEGLTFVVTGTLPTFSRDDAKAFIESHGGKVTDSVSKKTSYLVLGESPGSKFDKAKSLGVKIVGEEELKKLAI from the coding sequence ATGGCAACCAAATCCCGTTACGAAGAGCTCAAAGAAAAAATCCATTTTCACAATCATCGCTATCACGTGCTGGATTCGCCCCTCATCAGCGATGCGGAATTCGACAAACTGCTGAATGAACTCAAGCGGATCGAAGCCGAGCGCCCCGACTGGATTACGGCGGATTCGCCGACGGGTCGCGCGGGAGCCAAACCTGCCGACCGCTTCGACAAGATTCGCCACCCCGCGCCGATTCTCTCTCTCGCCAACGCCTTCGGCGCGGACGACGCGCGCGCCTGGCTGGAGCGCGTTACCCGACTCGATGACCGCGTCGAAAAAGCAAAGTTCGTCGTCGAGCCGAAGATTGATGGCTTGTCTGTCGTTTTGCATTACCGCGATGGAGTCTTCGTGCAAGGAGCCACACGCGGCGACGGCGAAGTGGGAGAGGACATCACGCAAAATTTGCGGACGATTCGATCGATCCCATTGAAAATCCCTGTTGATGCGAAGGGACCGAAACCACCAAAGGTTTTGGTAATTAGAGGCGAAGCATATATCCCTGCAAAAGAATTTGAAGAACTGAATCGAAAACTGCAAGAAGCGGGGGAGAGGACTTATCAGACTCCGAGGAACACTGCCGCGGGGTCTCTGCGCCAACTCGACCCAGAACAGACTGCCTCGCGTCCGCTGACGATTTTGGTGTATCAAATCGTCCATTCTGAAGGCGGGAAGGTTCCCACGAGTCAGTGGGAGATTTTGGAATATCTCAAGGCTTTGGGTTTTCCCGTCACGGATGTGGCAAAGCGATTTGATAATTTCGAAAAAGCGATCGCGTATACCGAATCGTGGGAAAAGAAACGCGACAGCCTGTCCTACGAAACGGACGGCATGGTTATCAAAATTGACGATCTGACTCTCGCCGCCGAACTTGGCTTTGTTGGCAAAGACCCGCGCGGTGCAATCGCATTCAAATTCCCTGCGCGCGAGGTGACGACGAAATTGCTCGATATTCGCGTCAGCGTCGGGCGGACGGGGGTGTTGATTCCGAACGCGGTGTTGGAACCCGTTGAAATCGGCGGAGTGATCGTCGAACGCGCCACGTTGCACAACTTCGATTACATCGCGGAAAAAGACATCCGTGTCGGCGACCGCGTGCTGGTCAAGCGCGCGGGCGAGGTGATACCTTACATCATCGGTCCTGTCGTGGACGCGCGCACGGGCAAAGAAAAAAAATATAAGCCGATCACTACTTGTCCTTCGTGCGGACAGTCTGTCGAACATATCGAAGGCGAGGTGGCGTGGTATTGCGTCAATGCGGCGTGTCCCGCGCAGTTGGTGCGGAACGTGGAGCATTTCGTCTCGCGCGGCGCAATGGACATCAATGGGCTTGGCACAAAGATCGTCGAAAAGTTAATCGAAACGGGCAAGGTCAAAGATGTGGCGGATATTTACACGTTGAAACGCGCGGACATCCTCGACGCGGTCACGAAGAAGGATCGCAAAACCGACAAAGAGCCGCCTGGCAAAATTGCGGAGAATTTGTTGTCTGCCATCGAAACGTCACGCAGTCAGCCGCTTAGCCGCTTGATCACCGCGCTGGGAATCCACGGCGTCGGCGAGGTGATGGCTGGGGATCTGGCGTCAACCTTCCCTGATCTCGACGCGCTTTCCAAAGCGAAAGCGGACGATTTGTTGCAGATCGAAGGAATCGGTCCGAACACGGCGGAGGGAATCGTAGATTGGTTCTCGCGTCCGTTCAACCAGAAGGTGTTGAAGAAGTTAAAGTCGGTGGGGATGTGGCCCAAGGGTGGAAAGTCCAAAGTTGAAAGTCGAAAGTCGAGTGCGTTCGAGGGTTTGACGTTTGTTGTGACGGGAACATTGCCCACATTTTCTCGCGACGATGCCAAGGCATTCATCGAATCTCACGGCGGCAAAGTGACCGACAGCGTCAGCAAGAAGACGAGTTATTTGGTGTTAGGCGAAAGCCCAGGGTCAAAATTTGATAAGGCGAAGTCGCTGGGCGTGAAGATCGTCGGCGAAGAGGAATTGAAGAAGTTGGCTATATGA
- a CDS encoding SulP family inorganic anion transporter: MPRRSLARLYKDEFAGYSLAKFQQDLLAGLTVAAVALPLALAFGVASGATAAAGLVTAILAGFIMGALTGAPFQISGPTGAMSAVLIVLVQRYGLEGIWVAGLLSGLLLLLIGIMRLGRFIAFIPSAVISGFTSGIALIIFIGQIDNFLGVKTPATETAAQKILVYFNGGFTPSLQSLILGALVIGTMIFMPAKWSARFPASLLGIILATLLNWTLNWSAPVIGSIPQTLILQSRLSFANIPWTNLSEFIAPTLTITALGAVESLLCGAVGSNMTGVRLQANQELIAQGVGNIVIPFFGGVPATAAIARSSVGIKSGGQTRLVSIVHAVGLLLSMFLLAPFMGRIPLAALAGVLMVTAFRMNEWAAIKFIFGKRFKTDMIAFTITMLATVVLDLTQAILIGSFLAGAVFLNKIASIDIEVQEVDIERLKQKGIETAGKCQHVRVAFLTGPLFFAATGQFNEAFQNLKDTHALILSMRGVSLIDTAGIEAIHRLHERLHKRGGTLMFAGVHDNAYNMMKRGGLVETIGAENFFWSSDQAIVAAEKRGCRFCS, translated from the coding sequence ATGCCAAGAAGAAGTCTCGCTCGCCTGTACAAGGACGAGTTCGCAGGCTATTCGCTTGCCAAATTTCAACAAGACCTGCTCGCGGGACTCACCGTCGCCGCGGTGGCGTTGCCGCTCGCGCTGGCGTTCGGCGTCGCATCGGGCGCGACCGCCGCGGCAGGACTCGTCACTGCCATCCTCGCGGGGTTCATCATGGGCGCTCTCACAGGCGCGCCATTTCAGATCAGCGGACCCACAGGCGCCATGTCTGCCGTGCTGATCGTCCTCGTCCAGCGCTACGGACTCGAAGGCATCTGGGTCGCGGGCTTGCTTTCGGGTTTGCTATTACTCCTCATCGGCATCATGCGGCTCGGTCGCTTCATCGCCTTCATTCCCTCCGCCGTCATCAGCGGCTTCACCTCAGGCATCGCCCTCATCATCTTCATCGGTCAAATCGACAACTTCCTCGGCGTCAAAACTCCAGCCACAGAAACCGCCGCGCAAAAAATTCTCGTCTACTTCAACGGCGGATTTACTCCCAGCCTCCAATCTCTGATCCTCGGAGCGCTCGTCATCGGGACGATGATATTCATGCCCGCAAAGTGGTCTGCGCGCTTCCCCGCATCGCTCCTCGGCATTATCCTCGCCACGCTTCTTAACTGGACTTTGAACTGGTCCGCCCCCGTCATCGGATCCATCCCCCAAACCTTAATCCTCCAATCCCGCCTCTCCTTCGCCAACATCCCGTGGACGAATCTCTCCGAATTCATCGCCCCAACCCTCACCATCACCGCCCTCGGCGCAGTGGAGTCGTTGCTCTGCGGCGCGGTCGGCTCGAACATGACAGGCGTGCGTCTGCAAGCGAATCAAGAACTGATCGCGCAAGGCGTCGGCAATATCGTCATCCCGTTCTTCGGCGGAGTCCCTGCAACAGCGGCGATCGCCCGTTCGAGCGTGGGAATCAAATCGGGCGGACAGACGCGGCTCGTCAGCATCGTCCACGCGGTGGGATTGTTGCTTTCGATGTTCCTGCTCGCGCCGTTCATGGGGCGCATCCCTTTGGCGGCGTTGGCAGGCGTGTTGATGGTCACCGCCTTCCGCATGAACGAATGGGCGGCGATCAAATTCATTTTCGGCAAACGATTCAAGACCGACATGATCGCCTTCACGATCACGATGCTCGCCACCGTCGTCCTCGACTTGACGCAAGCCATCCTCATCGGGTCGTTCCTCGCGGGCGCGGTCTTCCTGAACAAGATCGCCAGCATTGACATCGAAGTGCAGGAAGTGGACATCGAACGCCTCAAACAAAAAGGGATCGAGACGGCGGGCAAATGCCAGCATGTGCGCGTCGCGTTCCTCACGGGTCCGTTGTTCTTTGCCGCGACGGGTCAATTCAACGAAGCGTTTCAAAACTTGAAAGACACCCACGCCTTGATCCTCTCGATGCGCGGCGTCTCGTTGATCGACACAGCGGGCATCGAAGCGATTCATCGCCTGCATGAACGACTCCATAAACGTGGCGGCACGCTAATGTTCGCGGGCGTCCACGACAATGCTTACAACATGATGAAGCGCGGCGGCTTGGTGGAAACGATCGGGGCGGAGAATTTCTTCTGGTCCAGCGACCAGGCGATCGTCGCGGCAGAGAAGCGGGGTTGTCGGTTCTGTTCGTGA
- a CDS encoding aminotransferase class I/II-fold pyridoxal phosphate-dependent enzyme — protein MDLHNTDDAVTRRIKALTDRVSMLKEHELYFYNQPVEELLGDSKVRVRGRVMGMYASYGYLGLLGHPRINAAAKAAVDKFGTGTNGVRSLAGTLTLHSELEETIANFKHAEAAITYSSGYATNLTVVSTMMGRGDYVFSDKLNHASIVDGCVMSGAEFRRFRHNDMEHLEGLLKNAPTDVAKLVIADSVFSMDGDIIDLPTMIALCKKYNAWLMIDEAHSVGVLGAKGTGIEEHFDLYGQIDIKMGTLSKTIPSVGGYVAANKDIITYLRHASRAYIFSAALPPAQAAAANEAFKVILDEPWRIERLNQNTKQFIGGLKGMGFDTMLTETAIVPVLCGDDEVAFALTREAQLNDVFVLPVVSPAVPEGLARLRATVTAAHEPSEIERALDVIGEAGKKLGIVK, from the coding sequence ATGGATTTGCACAACACCGACGACGCCGTAACGCGCCGCATCAAAGCGTTGACCGACCGTGTTTCCATGCTCAAAGAACACGAACTGTATTTTTACAACCAGCCAGTGGAGGAGTTGCTCGGTGATTCGAAAGTGCGCGTGCGCGGGCGGGTGATGGGGATGTACGCTTCGTACGGCTACTTGGGCTTGCTCGGGCATCCCCGCATCAACGCCGCCGCCAAAGCCGCCGTGGACAAATTCGGCACAGGCACCAACGGCGTCCGCTCGCTGGCTGGGACGCTGACCCTGCACAGCGAACTCGAAGAAACGATCGCCAACTTCAAACACGCCGAAGCCGCCATCACTTATTCATCGGGCTATGCCACCAACTTGACCGTCGTCTCGACGATGATGGGACGCGGCGATTACGTCTTCTCGGATAAGTTGAATCACGCCTCCATCGTGGACGGCTGTGTGATGTCTGGCGCAGAGTTTCGCCGCTTCCGCCACAACGACATGGAACATCTCGAAGGTCTGCTCAAGAACGCGCCAACCGACGTCGCCAAACTCGTCATTGCCGATTCGGTCTTCAGCATGGACGGCGACATCATTGACCTGCCGACTATGATCGCCTTGTGCAAAAAATATAACGCCTGGCTGATGATCGACGAAGCGCATTCGGTCGGCGTGCTTGGCGCAAAAGGCACAGGTATCGAAGAGCATTTCGATTTATACGGTCAGATAGACATCAAGATGGGGACGTTGAGCAAAACCATTCCGTCCGTTGGCGGATACGTCGCCGCGAACAAAGACATCATCACGTATCTGCGTCATGCGAGCCGCGCCTATATTTTCTCCGCCGCGTTGCCGCCCGCGCAAGCCGCCGCCGCCAACGAAGCCTTCAAAGTGATTCTCGACGAACCATGGCGCATCGAACGCTTGAATCAAAACACGAAACAGTTCATCGGCGGACTCAAAGGCATGGGCTTCGACACCATGCTCACCGAGACGGCGATCGTCCCCGTCTTGTGCGGCGACGACGAGGTCGCTTTCGCATTGACGCGCGAGGCGCAATTGAACGATGTCTTCGTCCTGCCTGTCGTGTCGCCTGCCGTGCCAGAAGGGCTGGCTAGGTTGCGGGCAACCGTCACAGCCGCGCATGAACCGAGCGAAATTGAGCGCGCGCTCGACGTCATCGGCGAAGCGGGGAAGAAGTTGGGCATCGTCAAATAA
- a CDS encoding carbonic anhydrase, translating into MFRLVAVNSTDDIFTDYRATPVGLLLEYNNLNREYETYTQAQMLIGMCMDHRKHLHIPDNFAYIIRAGGANLRYSEFKVSYAIAVGGVKCIVLIGHNQCGMVNLMARRDTFINGLVENAGWEKELAEQHFMNFAPMFEIGNEIDFVLSETQRLRLRYPKIQVAPLLYKVEDNLLYQVKEG; encoded by the coding sequence ATGTTTCGACTTGTGGCTGTTAACTCAACGGACGATATTTTTACCGATTACCGCGCTACACCGGTAGGGTTGTTACTGGAATACAATAACCTCAACCGCGAGTATGAAACGTACACGCAGGCGCAAATGTTGATCGGCATGTGCATGGATCATCGCAAGCATTTGCATATCCCCGATAACTTCGCGTACATCATCCGCGCGGGCGGGGCGAATTTACGATATAGCGAGTTCAAGGTTTCGTATGCGATTGCCGTCGGCGGCGTGAAGTGTATCGTGTTGATCGGTCACAACCAGTGCGGGATGGTCAATTTGATGGCGCGCAGGGATACGTTCATCAACGGTTTGGTCGAAAATGCAGGGTGGGAAAAAGAACTGGCGGAACAACACTTCATGAATTTTGCTCCGATGTTCGAGATCGGCAACGAAATAGATTTCGTGTTGAGCGAAACACAGCGGCTCCGTTTACGTTACCCGAAGATTCAAGTGGCGCCGTTGCTTTACAAGGTGGAAGATAACTTGTTGTATCAGGTGAAAGAAGGGTAA